DNA sequence from the Leptospira limi genome:
ACCTGGAATCGATACTGAATCCATCCATATCGTTTATGAAGGAACTCAAGAAACTCTCTATAACCAAAACAAACAAAGGGAAGTGTTACAAAAAACCATCCAATACTTGGCTGAATCATTGTACATTCCCAAATCCAATTTTGACATTATTTCCAAAAAAGGAATTTTCACTCACAACCAAGCCAAACGTAGGTTTGGTGGATTTGTGGATTTTTCACCCTGTGGAAGTGAGTTAGCACTCAATCAAATCCTCAAAGAAATTGGAGGGACCTTTTATGAAGAGGATGATTGGAAAGATCGATTTGTTACAGGTTGGGTTTTAAAAAAAGAGAACAAAGACCTTTTGAAGGAATCATTCCATCCAACCAATGGACGAGGGATCACCAAAGCGGAAAAAATCATCTTTACCCAATTAGAAAAAACAGACAAAGGTTTCACACCTGAAGAATACAGGGTGAAGTATACGTTCCGCGGGAAAATCAAACCAAGTTGTGTGGTCTTACATTATACTGCGATTCCAGATTACTTTCGATCTCTTCGAACCTTAGAAGCAAGGAACCTCACTGCATCCATCATGGTTGATACAAATGGAAAAGCCTACCAACTTGTGGATGTGATTGAAGACCGAGCGGCCGCAGCCACCGGGACAAATGACAATTGTATCCAAATCGAAATTGTTGCCAAAGACACAGAAGAATTACTCAAACAACCAGAACAAATCCAAAAAGTAAAAGACCTTGTATTAGAACTAACATCTAAATACAAAATTCCTTTATCCAATGAAAGGTTGGAAGATTTGAGTGGAGTTTTTAGCCATACCCAAGCCAAAAAAAAATGGGGTGGTTCGATCTTCCTGAATGCAAAAGACTTTGATCCAGGGGAAGAATATATGGAGCTCATCTTAAATTCGATTGGTGGGAAATACTTTCCAGAACCAGAATGGAAAAATCGAAGTGCTATGGACTGGGCGATTTTATACCGCAATTTTCAACCATAATAAGGAAAATCCGATGAAACAACTATTCAGCATTTTTACTCTTGGAAGTTTACTATTCTTAATCCATTGTAAGTTTAACCAACCAAACTATCACCTTACTTTACAAGAAGCTGAATACCGATACGAGACCATTGAAAATATAAAATACAATTTAGAAATCAATCTCTCACCTAAAGAAAGTTTTACGGGGAAAGTTAACATCCAGTTTGTTGGAAAAAAAATCAGAGACTTACGTTTGGATTATTTCCAAGGAGAAATCAAATCCATCATTTTGAATGGAGAGGCGCTTACTGATTTTGAATATAAAAAAGGACAAATCCAACTTCCTTCGAATCGATTGATGATTGGAAACAACACAGTTTCTGTTTCCTTTGAAACACCTTATGCCAAAACGGGGAATGGACTCCACAAATTCCTAGACCCTGACGATAAAGAAACATATATCTACTCACAATTTGAAGCATTCCACGCAAATAAAATGTTTCCATGTTTTGACCAACCAGATCTAAAGGCAACCTTCCAACTCCAAGTAACAGCACCAAAAAATTGGAAAGTAATCTCCACAACTCTTCCCACATCACAAAACAAATCGGAAAATCCAGAAGAAGTCTTACACCAATTCCCTGAATCGAAAAAAATTTCAACTTATGTGTTTTCCTTACACGCAGGTCCATACCAAGTTTGGGAAGACAAGGCTGAATCCATTCCACTTCGCCTTTTTGTTCGTAAATCTCTCGCGAAATATGTAGAGCCAAAAGATTGGTTTACGTTTACAAAAGAAGGATTTGCTTTTTTTAATTCTTACTTCGGGATTCCTTATCCATTCGAAAAATACGACCAAGTCATTGTGCCTGAATTTAATTTTGGAGCCATGGAAAATGTAGCGGCCGTTACCTTTTCGGAACGATTTGTCTCACGTTCTCCGATGACACGTTCACAAAGAGAAAATTTATCCGATGTGATTTTACATGAAATGGCACATATGTGGTTCGGGGACTTAGTCACAATGAAATGGTGGAATGGACTCTGGTTAAACGAAAGTTTTGCTACTTACATGGCAAGTTTAGCCCAAGCTAAAAATTCCGAATTCCAAGAAACATGGATTAGTTTTTTTGAAAAAATGAAACAATGGGCTTATGAAGAAGATGGTTATAGCACAAACCATCCAGTAGAAGCAAAGGTAAATGATACCGAAGAAGCATTTACACAGTTTGATGGCATTACCTATGGAAAAGGTGCTTCTGTAATCAAACAATTAGTGTTTTTTATAGGGGAAGAAAGTTTTCAAAAAGGAGTTCAAAACTATTTACGAAAATACTCTTATTCCAATTCTACTTTACTCGATTTTTTAAAAGAACTCGAATTTGTGAGTGGGTTCTCTATGAAAAAATGGTCCAAAGATTGGTTAGAGACTAAAGGTACAAATCAAATTGAACTCACAACCGTTTGTGCAGATAATCATCTATATGGAAAAATTATCCAATCAGCTCCTGGACCTGAGAACAAACTACGTGATCATAAAACAATTTTAGGTCTCTATTTTTTTGATAAAACCAACAAACAAGTTTCATACGAACAATTCCCTGTTGTTTATTCCGGTAGATCGAGTGAAGCCATTCTAGAAGTAAAATCCTGCCCTGATTATGTTTTGTTCAATGCCGAAGATCATGACTTTGTGATTTGGAAATGGACAGATGTTAATAAACAAAATTTAGAATTTGTATTGGAGTATGACAAAGACCCAATGCGAAAACTTATCTTATGGACTGACTACTTCAGACAAGTTTCACTTGCAAACATCACATTCGATGAATTTAAAGACAGTTCAGTTCGTTTGTACCAAATCGAAACTGATACAAAAATCAAACGATGGATTTTATCCAAGTTAGCGAGTGATAACGGTTATACATACCTAACTAGCCGATTTTGGTTTCCAGAATCCAAACGTAACGCGAATTTAGATTCCTTACAAAATTTTCTTTTAGATGAGTTAAAAAAAGTAAAAGCGGGAAGTGATGAACAAAGGTATTTATTTCTGTCACTCATCGATTCAACTTATACCGAAGTGAGCCAAAAAAGATTATATGATATTTTGGAGAATAAACTCAGTTTTTCAGGCCTAAAACTCGATCAAGACTTACGTTGGAGTATGATCATCAAACTTAGTTCTCTCGAACAAGACCGAAATAAAATTCAATCCTTCATTGATCGTGAAAAAAAATTGGATCCTTCCAGTCGAGGTGTGAATTCAAGTTTAGCAGCAGAAGCTTCAGAACCAAATCCAGAAGTTAAACAAAAATGGATTCAAGTCTTATTAAATCCAAAGACTAGTAACCTTTCCTCTTCTACACTTAGAGTGGTTTCCTATTCTTTATTTCCAGAATACCAAAAAAACATCCAACTTCAATTTTTAGACCAATACTTTGATGCTTTGGACAAGTTCCAACATACAGATGATGAAAACTACTTGGATGCATTTGCAAAAAGTTTAACACCCGATTTTTGTACGGATGAAACTTTATTAATCTTAAAAAAATTCACAAACAATCACCCAAAATTGCCAGTACCAGTGAAAAAAACCTTACTAAAACAAATCGATTCAGAGAAGAAATGCATTCAAATGAAATACAAACATAAAGAATTAATGACTCAATAAAGGATCAAACTTTGGTTCAAAAAAAAATATTATTGAGTTTCATATTGTTGATTCTACTTCAGCTGTTTTTTGTTAGTTGTGCATCACCAGGATTTGGTCCAAGGGGATTTATTTTTACAAAAACAAAAATCGGCGTATTTGGTACAGGAGAACCTTCTAAAAGACGAGTCACTTCCTGTGTCCATTCCATTCTTGGATTATTTTCATTTGGAAATGCATCCTTTGAATTTCTAAAATCTAGGTCCAAAATCCAAACTGTCACTGAAACCAATTGGACAACTCTTGTTGTACTTGGTGTGTATGCCAACCTATGTGTTGAGATCTCTGGAAACGAGTGAAAGTGAAACTTCAAAAGATTCAATTTTATTTTGTCTTTTTGATCCTCTTAGGATACCTTAGCTCTTGCGCTAATTTAGGCCAACCACAAGGTTTAGGTCCAACAGGGCTTCTATATGCTTCCTATACAATTGCTGTTTCGGAAAGACCTCTCCCTAAACAGTCATTAAAACAAGGAAAAGCATGCTTAAAACGGATTGGATTCTTTTATGTGACGGGAGATGGTAGCATTTTATCAGCAGCACAAGAGGGAGGAATCCAAGAAGTGTTCCGAATCGAAAAAGAGGCAACGAATTACCTCTCTCTCTATTCTACTTTATGTACGGTTGTTTGGGGGATTTAGTTCTTTTTACGAACCACTTTATCTAACATATCTGGATAATCGGATATAATTCCATCAACACCACAAGTTACCAAACGATTCATTTCCTTTTCGGTATTAACCGTCCAAGGAATCACCATCATCCCTTTGTCATGAGATGTTTTGACAAATCTTGGTGTTACATATAAAAAATATGGTGAAACGATATCTGCTTGTTTCTCTATTGCTAAACCAAGAATTGTCTCCCTATATCCATTCCCAAGTCCAATGGTCATTAAAAATCCTTGGAAGTATGTTGGTACGAACAACGCACTAGTTTTAATTTTTGAATTCTTTAGTTTCGACACTGAAAGTGTTCTCATATCAAATGATTGGATTGTCGAACGCTCTACCACTTTATATTTTTCTATGATTTGAATGAGTTTTTCAGTATGTTCTTTGACTAAACTATCAGGTGCGGATCCATCATCTGGAAATTTGGTTTCGATATTGAATTCATAAACTTCTTTCGTTTTTTTTTCGTGTTTCAAAACTAATTCAAAAAATTCTTCGAGTGATAAAAGTTTTGTTCCAGGTACAGGAATTTGTTTTGGAAAATTAGGATTTTGTTTAGAACCACAATCTAATGCTTGTAATTCAGCAAGTGTAAGTTCATATAATGATTTTTTTTGGATTTGAGTTCCATCAACATTTTGGCAAATGACTGGATTGGTATCAGAATCATGATGGATGACCACACGTTTGTCTTTTGTTAAAACGGTATCTAATTCTAAAGTAACCATTTTATATTTGATTGCTTCTTCAAACGCCGGCCATGTATTTTCTGGTTTTAATCCGCGTGCACCACGGTGTCCCTGTAAGTCGATGTCTTTACGCAAACGATTGGGAGTTTCAACTGTAGCACAATTCACAACTAACAAACTAAAAAAACTCACGGCTATGTAGAGTTTACTAAATGAGAGAATCAATTTCATCAAAGGTTACCTGCTTTTGCAAAATTCCATTGATTTATTTTATTGCATCAAGTAAGAAAAAAGTTTCGATTTTACAAAAAAAATGAAATGATTCGCAGATTGAAAAATTGAATGGATTGTTTCTTTTTGTCTTCTTTTGCCAGTCTCAAAAAGGAAAAGAATGGAAAAAACGAGCACACCACCTACGGTAACATCGGTGGTGGCTCCAGAAAGGAAATTTAGCGTAATTTCAGCGTAACGCAAATTTTCCAATCTAAGTCAACCTTATCCATGCGAATCTTATTCATCCAAACCGTTCTTAACGTTTTTGGAGCCTTTTCAGAACGTAAATAACGTTTTTTTACAATTTTTTTTGGGAACTCATGGAAAAAGTAAATCATTTCAGAAATTATAGAGAGAGAAGAAATCTCACACGCATTCAATTATCAGAAAAATTGAATATTCCAAGATCAGCCATTGAGTTATTGGAATCAGAAGAGTGGATCCGCTCTAAATTTGATTATGTCGTTTTAGTCTCTAAAGAGCTTGGTCTATCACTCATTGATCTCATTCGAAATGAATTTGATTACGATTTAGAAAGAGAATTTTTTAATGAGGAAGAATTTGAAGAAATTGTCGCTCGTTATGCCAATGCGAGAGTCACTTTGATACTTTCGGAACTCAAACTTTTCTGCCGGAATGCCAAAGTACGGTTAGATGATTTTGATGTGACAGAACTTTCCTTTTCGATGGGAAGTTTGCACAAACTCATCACACTCAATCAAAAATTGGAACGTGGTGAAATTAGCACAAAGGATGCACTTGTTGAATTTCCACCGAAGTGGGGAAAATTTAGCAACCGAAGTAACTAGAGAAAAATTCGAAACGAAACCTGTGGACTAAACCACAAGTTCGTCTTCTCCCGCACGAGCCACAACGATCTCGCCCGCTTCTTCCAGTTTACGGATGATGTTTACAATTTTTTGCTGAGCGTCTTCCACGTCTTTCAAACGGACAGGACCCATAAAGTCCATATCCTCTCGGAGTAAGTTAGCAGCACGTTTGGACATGTTTTTAAAGATTTTATCTTGTACTTCGGAATCTACGGACTTGAGTGCTTTCGCCAAATCTGTGTTATCGACTTCACGCATTACCTTTTGGATCGCACGGTCATCGAGTAAAACGATATCTTCGAATACGAACATCCGTTTTTTGATCTCTTCGGCAAGTTCCGGGTCTTCTTCTTCCAAGGCTTCGATGATGGTTTTTTCTGTTCCACGGTCTACTAAGTTCAAAATTTCCACCACAGAATCAATACCCCCAGCAGAGGTATAATCTTCAGAAGCAAGTGTAGAGAGTTTACGCTCTAACACGCGTTCTACCTCGCGAAGTACGTCTGGTGACACACGGTCCATCGTTGCAATCCGTTTGGCCACTTCCGCTTGGATTTGGTGTGGAAGGTTCGATAAGATATTGGATGCTTTTTGCGGATCCAAATAGGATAAAATAAGGGCGATGGTCTGAGGGTGTTCCCCCTGGATAAAGTTGAGAAGGTGAGCCGGGTCTGTTCTTCGAATGAAGTCAAAAGGCCTTACTTGTAAGGACGAAGTGAGCCGGTTAATGATATCAATGGCTTTTTGGTTCCCGAGTGCTTTTTCAAGTAGTCCCCGTGCAAAGTCAATACCACCATTGGTGATAAACTCTTGTGCCATCATGAGTTCATTGAACTCAACGAGTACCTTCTCTTTGTCTTCAGGAGTGATCTTATCTAAACGAGCAATTTCGAACGTGATTTGTTCGATCTCGTCTTCACGAAGGTGTTTAAAGATTTCGGAGGCCACTTCGTTTCCAACCGCAACCAAAAAGATGGCGGCCTTTTGTCTTCCTGTGAGCGATGGCTTCTTATTGATCATACTTCGTCCCGAAATCCGTACTACTTAGTTTATCGGCGGACTCTGAAAAAAACAATGAGATTTATTCTTGAGAGAAATTTCCTACCTTCTGCCAAATTTTGTTTCTCACTGGATACGGGAATTTTTTATGTTGACCGGTCTATTATTTTTTTAACGAATGGGTTTTGTGGGCAAAAAAGGAAGTGTTACCAAACAAAGGATCATTGAGGTCATGGCCGGACTTTTGGAAGAAAACGGGTATGAAGCAACAGGCCTTAGCGAATTGGGAAGGGAAACAGATACTCCCAAAGGTTCACTGTACTTTCACTTTCCTGGTGGGAAGGAGGAACTGACAAGTCTTTCCATCTTACACTCAGGAGAACAATTAAATGAATTTTTTAATTTCATACTCTCAAAAAGTGAAAGTCCAACTCATGCCATCAAACAAGTGTTCTCTGCTCTGGAAGATCGAATTGTAACAAGCGATTACAGAAAAGGATGTCCCATTGCCACGACAGCAATGGAAGCTGCGAATCAATCAATCCCTGTGGCAAATGCTTGTAAAGAGGTGTATGCTTTATGGTCAAAAACAATCGAATCTTACCTAATTCAAAATGGGTACAACCCGAGAGTTGCAAAAACACTTTCTGTTTCCATCCTTTCCTTATGGGAAGGAGCCCTTCTCTTGTCAAAACTCCAAAAGTCTCCCGAACCTCTTCGAATGGCTCAAAAAACCGCAGATCTTTTGCTCAAAACTTAAAATGAAAAACGATTTCATCTAGAATTCAAAATCAACGTTACAATTAAATATAGGAAATGAAACAAATGAAACCTCTATCAAAACAAAAGTCCATCTCGATACTTACCATCATTGTCTTGGTATGTTTTACATTGTATTTTTTAGGATATCCGAATGAAAACATCCAATGGGATGTATCTTCAAATCCAATCACTAACCAAATTCCTAAACCGAAGGGTAAATCCAATTTGGTATTTTCCATCTTAAAAACGGGAGAAGCAAAAACTCTAGAAGGGTTTGTGATTGAAGGTGGCTCAATTTTGAAAATGGTCACTGTTTCCCATTCCAGTTTTTACATCCAACACCCAAAGGGAAATTTTCTTTTTGATACTGGCCTTGGAACCAATATCGAAGAACAGTTCGCCGTATTTCCTTTTTACTTAAAACTATTAATGGAATACAAACTGATTGAAACAACAAAATCCCAATTACAATCCAATAAAGTTGATATCAATTCGATTGAAGATGTATTTTTTTCACACCTACATTGGGACCATGCCAGTGGGCTTAAGGATTTTCCAAATGCAAAGATTCATAGTGTGAAAGAAGAATTAAACAATCCAAAGATTGAATTAGGTTACATTCCTTCACAATATGAAGGTGAATCGGTAAAATGGAAATATTTAAATTTTTCAAATACACCTTATGCATCTTATGCGAAAAGTATCGATTGGTATGGAGATGGAACTGTTGTTTTTGTTCCTATGAAAGGTCATAGTGAAGGTTCAGTTGGTTTATTTTTACATACAGAAAATGGAGAAACATACTTTTTAACAGGTGATATTGTTTGGCGGAAAGAAGGATTTGTGAATCTCAAACACAAACCTCGTGGCGCAAGATGGATTGTCGATTTTGATACAAAAGAGTTAGGAGAAGAAATCGCTCGTGTCCATCAGCTTCTAATCGATAACCCTGGACTCAAAGTGATCCCTGCCCATGACTATGATTCACAATTCCCGCTTGGGTTTTATCCAAAAGTAATTGGTGGAACCAAACTTTTGACAATGGAGTGATCAACAAAATTAGAAAGGTAAAATCCATTGGGGTTTCAAAATCAATGAAAGAAACTGAAAATCATATTTAGATTCCCCAATCCAAATTTTAAGATTACCCGTTTGTATCTTTGTTTTCCGTCTCCACCGACTTCTTTTGGAGTAACAGTCCTTTGATCCCTTGTAAGGATTGTTCCAATCGTTCGATTTCTTTTTGAATGGAGTCTCGATTTTCTTGGATCACATTGTGATAACCATGTGCTTTGCCCATAAACTCGTGGTAGTCAAGTGATACTTGGTGGAGAGCTGCATCCCATTGTTTGGGAGCAATTCGTCTTTTTTTCCAATAAACCTTTTTGCCAATACCATAGAGCCATTGGCCCATACCAATAGCATGTAAAGGCACAAGGATATACAACGAAGCAATGATGACCTTGCTATAGGATACTTCTTTGGCAAACAAACCCCAAAAGTAGAGCCAAAGTGCAGAAAGAAAAACTACCGAAACAGTCAAATTGGCTTTTGGTGTACTTGGAGAGATTGAGTTAAAAATAGAAAGGAGGATGACAGAAAAGATTAGTAAAAGGAGAACTTCCCAGGGGACTAATGTAAAAAATAAATCCCAAAACTTTTGAAAGTTTTCCCAACTGGTTTTGATCTGATTGATCGTAGTTTGGATTTCAACAATTTGGTTTTGGATTTTTTGAAAGAAGTCTGTGATCGCTGACATGAACCAAATACTAAACAAAATCAAAAATCAGGCAAGTGGTTTCTTTGTCCGATTTATCTCACCAAGCACCACAAAAAATTTACTCGTATTGTATGCGATTTTGGTGATACCATTTTTCGTTTATCACGAATCCCATCTTCCATGGCATTATGTGTTAGTTTTATGTTTGGTCTCTTTATTCGTCGGACTTCTCATTACTTATATAAGTTTATATATCATCCAATTGTACTGGAGAGAAACGTTTCATCCATTGGTTGAAATTGGAGTGTTAATCCTCTTTATCTTTGCTCTTTGGTTAGCAGAAGTGTTGATGTTTGAAGCAGGAACCGTCTTTTTATTTATCTTTGTCATCATCGCATTTTTCATTCGGATCTTACAATTAACAGAATATGCAAGGCTTTTACTTGCGTTTTGTCTTGTTGCAAGTAATGCTTTTATTTCATTTAAAGCATTGCAAGGTGCTGAGGTTTTATCTGCGTATTTATTATTTAAAAACAAATACCAAATAGAAGAAAAAAACTTAAACAATTGGGTTATCACCAATGAAAAAGAACATTGGAATGAAGAACTTCAATTTGGTTTTACATTACCAGAGGGAATGTTTTTTTATAAACCAGATGATCTAACCTTGGAAAACAAAACAGGTGTAGGTCAAATTGCTGGTCTTTTATCATTTAGCGATCATGATGCAGAACGGTATCCATTTGTAAGGATTTTTTATTTTCCTGATTATGTTGGGTTTCAAAAAGAACAAGCGATCCAAGAATTTTCAGAATTTTTAAAAATACAAGTCAGTAAAGGTGACATCGAGGACTTACAAGAAATCCAACAAAAAGAAATCGAAGAATTTATCTTAGTCAGTAAATTTTGGACATTTTATGATTTGTTACGGCCCCGTTATTCAAAAACAGGTTTTATGATCATAGAAACAAATAATCACGATAAACTTTTGTTACATATTACTGAAAATTTAGAAAAAGGAGAAATTCACGAATCAGTCATTCGTGAATTTTTAGCATCAATTCGATTCAGAAATTGATTGTAACGCAATGAGTGAAAGTGGATCAACTAACACTCCATTAATTTTTGCACCTAAATGTAAATGAGGGCCAGTGGACATACCAGTAGTCCCTACTGTTCCAATCTGTTGCCCTTGTTTCACTTGTTCTCCAACTTTTACTTTGATTTCATCTTGGTGCATATAAAAAGAAAAGATTTTATTCCCATGATCGATGATGGTAAAATTTCCTTCATAATATGTTTTTTGCGCTAAAACAACTGTTCCATCTTGAATGGCATAAACAGGAGTTCCCGTTTTCCCTCTAAAATCAACACCTCCATGAGGACGACCTTGTTTGTTATTATAATCGCGTCTTACATAGAATTTACTTGTGATGTAAATAGACTCTAAAGGATTTTTAAAATTCTTTTGGAATTGTAATTGGCTTGATTTTGAAAAGGCAAGTTCTTTTGCGTTTTTGCATTCTTGGATAAAATCCAATACTTCCTTCGGCAATTCCTTAGTGACAAACTTTTCATCGACTTTGATTTGTTGGTTTTTTTTGATCACTTGGAACTTAGTTGGTTCTAAGATAATTTGGTATTGTTTTTGTCCACGTTTGACAAAAAAGATTTTGGAAACAATCTCTAAGGTCATTGCTCCTGCTGGAGTGTCAGGAGAGATTGGCAAAAATGCGATCATACTATTTTCGCGTTTGGTTAAAATGACATCCTTGCCTAACCAACTTACTTTGTAGGATTCGTTGATCCATTTTTTATCTTTTGGAGTTAATCGTAAAAAGATAACCTCACCACGGCCAAACCTGCGAGCTTCCATGAGTAGCGAAAAATTTTTCTCTTCTTTTTTTACATAATAATTTCCTGAAGACATTGTGTGTTTGGGGGATTTCTTTTTATTCTCACGAGATTCAGCAGGTACTGCTTGGACAAAGAAAATGATTATGAAGAATATTGAAAGATAACGAACCATCTCTCCAAATTTCGGCTATTTTGTTTTGGCGGATTCGTTAAATTTTTGCACAAACGCAACAAATTCTGGCTCAGGTAATGGTTTGCTGTATAAATACCCTTGGATCATATGACAACCCAAGTCATGTAACAAATCCCTTTGTGCAGGGTTCTCAACACCTTCCGCTATCACTTCTAAACCAAGAGAATGTGCCATATTGATGATTGCCTTACAAATAGCGCGATCATCTTCATTGAGTTCCAAATCTACAACAAAGGATCGATCAATTTTAATCACATCAGCGTTGATTTTTTTGAGATAACTCAGTGAACTATAACCAGTTCCAAAATCATCAATCGAAACTTTGATACCGAGGTCGGATAAATACTCAAATGCCTCGATACTTTTTTCTGGATTCTCCATGATCGAACTTTCAGTAAGCTCTAATTCAATTTCTTCTGGATTGATTCCAAATTGTAAAATTGTGGCTTGTACACGATGAGACCAGTTAGCGCGCGCTAGTTGTTTACCACTCACATTGATACTAAGTGGAAAAGTTGGTAGATTCTTTTCACTCCAAGTTTTTTTCAATCGACAAGCTTCTTCTAAAACCCAATCCCCAATTCTTTCGATGATACCCGAGTCTTCTGCAACGGGAATGAATTCAATCGGTGGAACCCAACCTCTTTCTGGATGTTTCCACCGGATGAGAGCCTCGGCTCCACAAACTTGGTTGGTAATCGTAGAGATTTTAGGTTGGAAAAATAAAATTAACTCTTCGTTTTGGATGGCCTTTCGAAGTGAGTTTTCAATGTACAAACGTTTTTCGGATCGTAAAATGAGTTCGTTTGTATAAAATTTATAATTATTTCTGCCTAATTCTTTTGCTTTGTACATGGCCATGTCAGAATTTTTTAGTAACTCGGCAGATGTTACACCGTCATTAGGTGAAAGAGCAATTCCCATACTCACAGTTGTGAACAAATCTCTTCCCATGATATGAAATGGTTGGCTTAAGATATCTAAAATTTTTTGCGCAAACTCAGCAGCCGCACTTTTATTTGGAACATCAACTT
Encoded proteins:
- a CDS encoding MBL fold metallo-hydrolase; its protein translation is MKPLSKQKSISILTIIVLVCFTLYFLGYPNENIQWDVSSNPITNQIPKPKGKSNLVFSILKTGEAKTLEGFVIEGGSILKMVTVSHSSFYIQHPKGNFLFDTGLGTNIEEQFAVFPFYLKLLMEYKLIETTKSQLQSNKVDINSIEDVFFSHLHWDHASGLKDFPNAKIHSVKEELNNPKIELGYIPSQYEGESVKWKYLNFSNTPYASYAKSIDWYGDGTVVFVPMKGHSEGSVGLFLHTENGETYFLTGDIVWRKEGFVNLKHKPRGARWIVDFDTKELGEEIARVHQLLIDNPGLKVIPAHDYDSQFPLGFYPKVIGGTKLLTME
- a CDS encoding M23 family metallopeptidase, which produces MVRYLSIFFIIIFFVQAVPAESRENKKKSPKHTMSSGNYYVKKEEKNFSLLMEARRFGRGEVIFLRLTPKDKKWINESYKVSWLGKDVILTKRENSMIAFLPISPDTPAGAMTLEIVSKIFFVKRGQKQYQIILEPTKFQVIKKNQQIKVDEKFVTKELPKEVLDFIQECKNAKELAFSKSSQLQFQKNFKNPLESIYITSKFYVRRDYNNKQGRPHGGVDFRGKTGTPVYAIQDGTVVLAQKTYYEGNFTIIDHGNKIFSFYMHQDEIKVKVGEQVKQGQQIGTVGTTGMSTGPHLHLGAKINGVLVDPLSLIALQSISESN